Below is a genomic region from Vitis riparia cultivar Riparia Gloire de Montpellier isolate 1030 chromosome 16, EGFV_Vit.rip_1.0, whole genome shotgun sequence.
aatttaatggtaaTTTGAGAAAATCAATATTTCACATCAAGGTACCCCAAGAAGATAGCAAATAAGATATTAAGGAATTGCAATAATATAGCAAATTTTGAGCAAGCTATTAATTGACttaattaataatagtaattttactttttaattctatatacccacttttataatttttccctttttcttgaaatattgTTTCATATCTCTTTTTTAGGTATggtttaatataatttttacaattatggtgttattttaaatcttatcaTTTGTGTCATTATGAACACTTGGTTTTCTATACAAATATTTCCTTAAgcaaaattataatttacatGCACTAATcactttataaaattaaatacatttttttttatttgtgatggttcaataaggatatttttaagattttgttaCCATTCTTTTTGCATGCAACAAGTTTCTCATACAAAAGGattattaaagaatataaatccaacttttagttttatatcttatattgattgtaactattttcgaaaataattataaaaaaatagtttatgaaaattgttatctaatttttataaaacaaaagtttatttgaaaatttaaaatatttttaacctgtttttaatgttttaaaaataaaatttatatctagtgttttatttttaatcattttacatgtttatataattattttttaaaacaaccctagaaaaataaaaataataaacaaaaattaaaagatattatttgaaaatatcatgttttatattattaaggtcataaaatagaaaatagtttttagttatcaaatatattttttatgttttttattctaaaaaatataaaactgttcttaaaaacaattctcaaatagGTCATAACATTTTTTATCTGAGTATGTTGgacaatgtttttagaaaacacttatagtataagaaagtatttttagaaaaaaaattaggtgttttaataagatttagaaaacatttttaaaaattttaaaaattatttatagtgttttttttaataaacatttgataagtgattttcttaaaatcatttatagtgaaaacacttttattaaaaacatttaagataaaaatactaccaaacacactttaaattttataagatataaatataatttgaaatgaCTGTatagttattaaattaatacttAAAGAAATTTTTTCGATCAATATTTAATTCTACTGTCTAAAAGGTCcctaaaatttgtttatatctaaataaatataaataatatttattttcatccttaatatgaaaattcaaaaaataaacatcaaacTTGACCCAAAAGGTTAGTAGTCTTGGGTGAtgaataaatatgatttaatcccacttaaattgattttttgatacatttaatttaaaattttgacttaaattaaaacaataatttagaaaataaatattgtgaACTTTGAAATAAATGGTGGAGGGTTGACATAacatacctaaaaaaaaaatattcattattccttttttattttttgtgagtAACACCTACTGTTTTAATTGATAATGCTGACAAGGACTGCAGGATTTAGAGACGTTACACGTAGGAAACAGAGGATGTGCCCAAATCCCACTTCGGATCCTGCAAGACCCTTTCTGGATTTTTCAGAATCCCCTGTACCACATTGGGAAATTACTAAACTGACCCGAcgtattcttaaaaaaaattcggAAACGTGTGGGTCCGACTGACATTTTCTGAGGTGTCATGTTTTGATTACAGGCTCAACGACTTGGAAAGGGAGATGGAATCCGTGGTCTCAGCAAGGCACCAGGGGGGTCTCCCATGCGTTGGTCCACACGCTGGGGGCGCGTGAAGATAAAAATTTAGGACAGGTGTTTTGGGATTTTGTGTGGGCCCCCCTCACGCCACCACCTTCTCTTTATAAAGCACACCATTTTCCTCTCCATTTTCCTCAGTTctgattttccatttttgttgcGAGAAAGCAGATTTTGAGAGTGGATTTGCCAATGATTTTTGCTGCgagaaaacaaaagcaaaaacaaaaatcagaaGGCCAGACGTTTTGTTTTAGGGTTTCGTTTCATTTCTCTGCAGGGTCGACAGAAAGTGTGTTGGAAAAACACTTTCCACTAGTGTTTTCTTAAGCCAGCTTCCCCCACCATCTTCCaggtataatttttttgttttggaaaatgatAAAGCTTGCTTTAAATGAGTTATTTTATCTGATCTACTCATTGGTGTGTTTGATGCTTACACATAATGACATgacaaatttgttttaaatattttcttattagatTTTTTCTTGCTCAATTATCTGTTTGTTTGATCAACTTTGATCATAGCGTTACTATTGATttaattgttcattttttttcatgattataataacattttctatggtttttttattataagatCACTGATCTTGTATAACAAAACttgtcaaatttaaaattttcattttatatagtCCATTTTAAAGatttgtaaaactaaaatttttttgtAGGGATGACATCGGAGAGGATTTGAGATGCGTCAATCCCATCCCAAccccgtttattcaaaatatttcttatccatgtcccattaaaaaaattaaacagggTGGATGGGTATGAAAAATTATCATACTCACTTCATCCTACCtcgtttaactttttattttgaaaatttattaattacattaaaataaatatgttaattaaaatattataattttttataacttattttaaaaatgttttattatatatatatatatattaaaaataggaaaataaatattaaattaaattttatatataatgggaGTAGGAGAAGACCGTCCCAAACTTCTTTACTTAAATTTCAAACTTGTCTTATTAGGAGTATGCAATAATCCAATCCTTAAATTTTCagactttattattattgtgattttttttcctataaaaaatacatttttttagaataattattacatctaaattttgattggaattttcatgattcttttcataaaaaaatacatttttttatgttaaattatttttataaaaggatttgTCACAAGATAATAAAGTTTTCCATAAAAATTCtctataaaataacattttttctattaaaaaaagttcattGTTATGTTACCTAAAAATTTACAACAATTGAGGCTATAAGACAAATGTCTGAAGCCTCTTTTATCaaggataaaattaattattactattaccATATTTTGGGAAAtgataaatcttttaaaataattattaaatctaataattcaacaataaatcatatcatttttctttaaaagttgAAAGCTTTTAAGACAagttttttaatagttaaaaaaatataagatttgaaGGTGGGATACAATTTTTTAGGGTTTGGacaaattcttaaatattttaatgttatttatctatattttgaaaagtaaaaaaaaaaatgatttttattaattttctataaaaaaaaattatgtttacaTCCACTAATCACTTTATAAAACcacctaaatttttttaagataccTAAAATaccctcttcatttttttttctctcaattttttttttcttttccaaagaTAACCTATTGGAAAATCCTTTCTTGAAgccttttattaattattaccacaaaatcatttgaaataaattcaatatttttctatatttttaattcacacattaatattatatttgtacTATATGTTTAAGACTTatgatttatataaattttgttaggaataatttaaaagtaatttaaaaataagaaattttgaaatataaatttaaaaattattcttatttttataaaattattttaataaagttcAATAATAAGAAGgttttttcatcttcaaaagatgaaattttgtaatattaaattgggttgaaGTTTACATCTGTCTCTCTCTGCAGATCCTAAAGTTTCCATGgaagaaaaatctgaaaataTATGATCTGTTTCTCTATCTTTTTCTGTATGTGACACAAGGATGTTTACTTTTATTGGGACTGTGGAAGAGAAAGGTTTGACCTTTCTCCCCGTACAATACTTTTGGCTTCCATTTTTCAGGGAAAGTGTGAAAgcggagattttttttttctctgacaATGGAACGTATCCAGAAGTCCACCTACAGTGTGAATGTAGCGTTTCGGAttctccccttttctttttcatcgcTTTGCTCGTTCATGGTCAACTCCAATGCCTTTCTTCGTTTTCTCCTTTCTGGGTTTCTGCTCAGAAACATGACCTTACCACGGAAAAAACTCCAGAGTTCGTAATGACGAGTCTTCTGTGATGATGTTCTAGGGTTTTTGCTTTTCTAGGTTTTGAGAGAGAGATAGTGTATTTTCTCTTCTCTCCTTCCCTTAAATGGGTTTTGTGGGGTTTGGAGGAAGTGGCTGAATCTGGGCAGTGATGATGAGGTCAAAGGGAGGATGCCTGAAAGCGTGTAGAGAGAGTGGAAGAGGGAAGTTGGAGAGAGAAAGGGTTTTCCCATTTTTAGTCAGTTTTGGTGGATTCATCGGTATTGGTGGTGCAAGAGTGGTGGATGATACTCTTTCACGGGCATGACCACGGCCACCACCGTCTCTCAGGCACCTCTCAAGCCTGTGTTTAGCTCTACATGCTtcatctccctctctctctaaaATTTATGGACAAGGGTCCTGTTTGAAAAGGTAGGAAAAGAAATACAAGCAATCATGATTTtgaatgtttcttttattttctcagcaaccaaatgacATGTTTTTGCCTTGTTGCATATGATCGATTTTGTTCTTAGTATTAATGTGATATTGTTCACCAGTGTCCTGTTTGGGTGTCGAGAAATGGTGGCAAAAGAAGtggaaacttttaaaaattcccagttaaatttcttttattttgtcaGCAACGGAATTGGAAGTTACTTTGTTTTTGCTTCATGATTCTTTTGTTGCCATTACGTGTACTATAATCTGATCTTGTTCACCAGGGTCCATTAATAgttcgaaatttaatttcttgtagtttctcagcaaccaagcgGGAGGTTGCTCACTGATTTTGTTGTcaatatgtatattttgaatgtgATATTGTGCACAAGGGTCCTGTTTGGATTTTGCAGAAATGGTAGTAAGAGAAGTGCAGCAGACTATTAGTATTTCCAACTGTAATTCCTTTGATCTTTTTCTCAGCGACCAAAGGGAATACTATTGATATACCTATGACTGATTTTGCGCTTAATGTTTGTATCTTTAATGTGTGATGTTATCCAGCTGAGTAACATGGAGGATCAACATGAAAGGGTTCCAGTGGATGGAAGAGTTTTAGTGGAGGAAAAGGTTCCAGTGGAGCAACTGGTTCCAGTGAAAAGGGTTCCTGTGGAGGAAAGGTTTCATTTCGAAGAAAGGGTTCCAATGGAGGAAAGAGTTCCGGTGGAGGGAAGGATTCCAGTGGAAGAAAATTTCGATCCAAGTGTTATGGGGAGGATCAATGAAGATGGGTATGAGAGCATGTCTGGAAGTGGGAACTTAGATGGTGGATTGGAGGATGAGCAAGAAACCTTGGTACTTGAGAGGCCGGCCAAGAAACTGAAGTACCATCGACATACTCAAGAGCAAATTAATGAGCTTGAAACGTATGATTTTgcaatttgtttttcctttatttattgaGCTAAATGCCTCATTTGTTTGAATATGTAAGGTTTTTCATTCTTGTGTGGATTAGAAGAAAccaaaaaagtttatttttgtggcaACCAAATGGAGGCTAACATTGATGAATTTTGTTAATGGGAGTAATATTTCTTTGTTGTGATAGTTGCTTCAAGGAATGGCCTCATCCTGACGAGAAACAAAGGTTGGACCTCAGTAGGAAGCTCAACTTGGAGCCTAGACAAGTGAAGTTCTGGTTTCAGAACCGGCGAACCCAGATGAAGGTAAGTTGGTGTTTCAGTTTTCCTTTCATACTTGTAGATTTTGTCTGTTGAGCAGAGGAATTGAATGTCAATCACTTCAACCAGAACCAGTTGGAGCGCCACGAGAATGTAATGCTTAGACAAGAAAATGACAAGCTTCGGGTTGAGAATGTTGCAATTAAGGATGCTGTGAGGAACCCAATATGCAACCACTGTGGTGGTGTGGCAATGTTTGGCAACATAACTATTGAAGAGAATCAACTAAGGGTTGAGAATGCCCAGTTAAGGGATGAACTAAGTCGGATCTGTGGCCTAGCAGAGAAGTTCTTGGGCAGGCCTGTCACACCTTTGGCGAGTCCCATTGCTCTACCAAGACCAAGCTCAAATTTGGAACTTGAGGTAGCAGGAAATGGGTTTGGTGGTTTAAGCTCGGGGGGCACTCCCTTACCAATGGGGCCTCTTACTAGGCCAGGCATGATGGGTGTCGAAAAGCCCTTTAACAGCTCTGTGTTTGTGGAGCTTGCAGTGACTGCTATGGATGAATTGCTTCGGTTGGCTCAGGCTGATAGTCCCATTTGGATGACAAGCTTGGATGGAGGAAAGGAAACATTGAACCCTGTAGAGTACATGAGgacattttctccttgtattggCCTGAAGCCCTCCGGCTTTGTAACTGAGGCTTCAAGAGAGACTGGTATAGTAATGATCAACAGTTTAGCTCTTGTAGAGACATTGATGGACGGGGTAAGCTATTTGATAGCTCTTAATGATTACTGTTCaatttatttggttgttatAACAATCTATCTATGATTTGTATCATTTATTTGAGATAAAACGTTTCATCTTTTTTACAATTTTCGTCTTTACTCAACTTATCATTCACGACAAAACCTTGGTTGGTTTTTGAGGTTGAGGTTATAGTTGTGCAAGCTTTTATTACATCCTATTTTTGCCATTAGATGCCTTGTATCTTGATTTCATTGGCTAAATCAATTTGTGATTTTTGCATTGCTAGTGTTTGTCTTAGTTTCTCGATTATATGGACTGTTGAGTTTTGAGATGGTGCAATACTAGTGGTTTTGTGTTTGCTTAGTTGTATTATTTGGCTTCCTTTGAATAGAGTCGATGGGCACAAATGTTCCCATGTGTGATTGCTAAAGCTTCTACAACTGATGTGCTATCAAGTGGTATTGGAAGAACTAGGCATGGTGCTCTGCAACTGGTTTGTTTTTTATCCATCATCTCTATTTTGTATTTCCCAGCTGCTGGGCCGAAAtcatgaatattttattttgcagATGCATGCTGAGTTCCAAGTTCTTTCACCATTGGTACCAGTCCGGCAAGTGAAGTTTCTCCGGTTTTGCAAGCAACATGGGGAAGGATTATGGGCAGTGGTTGATGTGTCCATCGACACTGCTCTAGATGGTGCGAGCAtaaattcatttgttaactgccGACGACTTCCTTCTGGCTGTGTCGTGCAAGATCTTTCAAATGGTTACACAAGGGTAAATTACTAATACAGATTATTTACTTGCAATTGTCACTTGTTCTTGTCTATATATTAGGTTCTCATCTGTCAGGATAATCTCATCATCTTGCTATTAGTTTTCATATTACCACGAAAAATATGAAATGCACTAAAACAATGGGCCAGCTAAGTTCGAAGTTTTTATGATTGCAATGTTTTCTAATCATATGGGAAGTGTTTTGTTCCTTGCTTGATGACAATGCAGTTTATGGTTGGGGGAAATGGATGCTGTGTATTTGTTTAACAGGACTTCTTGGCTTCCCAAATAAACCCTAAATTTGTTCttataataaatgaattacAATGATTCTGGATACATAATAGCATGTTAGCATATTCTAATCTAATGGGCAAAATGCAGGTTACCTGGATAGAACATTCAGAATATGATGAGAGTGCCGTCCACTATCTCTACCGATCCTTACTGAGCTCTGGATTGGGGTTTGGTGCACCGAGATGGCTTGCCACCTTACAGAGGCAGTGTGAGAGCATTGCAGTCCTTTTGTCATCAACCATCCCCTGTGAAGATCATCCAGGTCTCTTTCTAGACCTATTGCCGCATCACGTTTTCATTTCCCTTGCAAAAATGGCAATTTATATGATTAGATGATACTATCGATGTCCATGAATGGCAGTGTTGACACAAGCTGGTAGGAGAAGTCTGCTACAACTGACAAACCGAATGAGGGATAACTTCTGTGCTGGGGTTTGTGCTTCGACTGTTCGGATGTGGAACAAGCTCCATGTTGCTAGTCTTGGGGAGGATGTCAAGGTCATGACCCGGAAAAGTATGAATGTTCCTGGTGAGCCTCCTGGAGTCATCTTGAGTGCTGCAACCTCTGTATGGATGCCTATAATGCATCAACAGTTATTTAGCTTCTTGAGAGATGAGAGACAGAGGAGCAAGTGGGACATTTTATCCAATGGTGGGCCAATGCAAGAGATGATTCATATTCCAAAGGGCCAAACAAGTAGCAACTGTGTTTCTCTTCTTCGCCCTAATGTGAGTTAGCAACTACCATTTGAGAATCTACAATTCCCATGGCTCGTTACTTTTAGATGTTTGTTCAtgttgttctttctttttcacatgTCTTTGCAGGCTAGAAACCAGAATGACAACACAATGCTGATACTGCAAGAGACATGGGCAGATGCATCGGGCTCACTTATAGTCTACGCTCCTCTTGATGTAGCATCAATGCGTGTGGTGATGACTGGTGGGGATTCAAGCTTCGTGGCTCTCTTGCCATCAGGATTTGCAATTGTTCCAGATGGTTCTTCTGGTTATGGAGATGATTGGAGTGGGAAACTGGCCAGAGGTAGCAGCAACAAAGGCTCAGGGTCACTACTGACAGTTGCGTTCCAGATATTGGTGAACAGCCTTCCAATGGCCAAACTCAATGTGGAGTCGGTTGAGACCGTGAACAGTCTTCTGTCCTGCACAATCAACAAGATCAAATCTGCAGTTTCTTCAGCATAAGCGGTAGGGTAACTCCACTGCTTAGTGGTATCAACCTTTCCTTTCCCTCCTTCTCAATACCgccttttttttccattctttttttaaatataggaGCATAGACTAAAGGGTATAGAACTGTAGAATGAGGAAAATGAAGAGGGTGGAATTATTGAAACGAGGAGTTTTTGAGCTACTTGTGAGGGCTTTGCTTGATATGTAGACAATGTGGTTTTGGATATGTGGGGACGGGTTGAAGTTAGGAGCATGCAAAGGACAGTAACTCAACCATGCCCCCTAGCTTGGCTCAGCTCTCAGTGCTCTTTTGTGGTGTGGGATGATTTCTCTCTTTTACTTGGGAAGAACATATTTAAATCTTAGTTTCATTTGTGCTATTTGGGATAATCTCTATTTTATTTGCAGATAGACTAGTTTTGAACTTCATTATGATTAGGGATGTTGAGGTTCTTTTTTAGGCAGTTATAGAGACTAAATATTTGGCGTTAATTTATGTTTCGAATTTGGATTGAGATCTTAAATTGCTCGCTTTTGTCTTTTAAAGGTCCCATCGGACGTTTAGGTCTCATTGCTTTGTAGTAAGTTCGGCCATATTGTTCTGTATCTTGATCTTATTGTTTGTATCATGTCAATTCTTTTGTATCTTAGtttcattatttgtatttttatcaaCGGGATTTGCATATTCAGTAGATATCGATTAGGTATCTTAGAATTTTCTGATTTAAGTTATTACTATGTAATGTCTTTGCTTTCTCACTCGTAtgagttggttttttttttttcaggtatctcatattttatttgagaatgggAATCTATTCCCAAGTCTTGGAGGAGGTGATGACAAGATTTTACATATGCTCTTTCATGTGAGATAATGTACCATGAATAGATTGATTTCCTTCTTGTTTTTGCGGGTTTGAGTTGAATATAAATGGATTTGAATCAAATCCgtgttaatttatataaattgtttaataaataggtaATTTTTTACTCAATTTGTAATCTAACTtgaattaacttatttaataatcttgTTGTTAATCTAACtatatttttaaaccatttaACCCGTATTTGACTgatgttaaatttattttttttaaaaaaagatgcttcaaatgagtcataaataaataatattgacATGTATAAGacttaatttgattattaaataagagaatttaattattaaatgggttaaatGAGTTACATGACCTCTTACTTGTTATGTTAATAATTAGATAGTATTTGAATTCATGttttttacataattattatttgtgtCGGGTTTGGATTGAGCtatgtaataaaatatctaaGCATTCATGATACAAATCCGACTCACTAATATGAATTGTCACCCTTGCCTTCGATGACCGACATAAAGGCAAAACAAATGATAACATTAAGAAATTTATACACGATATTGGTATGTGATATCTAAAACATCCTTCATAAAAAACTCTTTTGTATAAATTAGGGTTGAAATTTGAACAAGTTAGAAGTTTAACCCACATTAAACACATTTATCAATTAATCATACCTATGTCAAACTAATCCGATGTAAGGTTGCAAATTTCTAACCCACACTAATCCCTAGAAAAATTGGGTTCCCACGGGTTACCAATgcttatcaaataaaataataaataattaatttaaaattatgtaatataaattatattataaaacaagagattaattgttaaatatttaaaatgataaaataaatcattttttaatttagcaTAAACAATTAtacataaactcaaatttcaactataaaaaatactttaacaattaaataaaaatgataaactcattaatataagtgaaatatgataaaaaaaaattagaaatttattataattttatgtttgtttgCATTTGAGTAAAgcaatatataatataattaataataaataaataaataaatagtaatgtGCTCATTTAGATTTCGGTACCCTCAACTCATGCCAAATTGaggtatttatgtcaaaaatgggttATTTTTAAAGGTCATCAGTCCTGGGCCCAAGCTCATTTCCCGGCCCGGCCCAGACCAGCCCACGACCACAACACCGCTGGTTAGCAAATTTCCATTGAAGCCCCGAAATTACTGAAAATTTCAATCCCCTCCACTGTATTTCTGGGATTTACATTATCCGGCACTCCCCTGTAAAGATCATCATCGCCAAAACCCTAAACCCGGGAAACTCATTTCACAAAATGCCAATCTTCTACTCTTCACCGATCAACCCCCTCAAATCGGTGTCGTTTCTTCTCCGAAGCCTCACTTGGACGAGACCCATGTCGCAATCCACCTCCATTCCCAAGAAGCTCCAGCGTGTTCGCGATCACGGCTATGACAACTACATGGAAGTCGAGAAGAAGCTTCGCAAAATCCTCAAATTCCAAGACCTCTTTCTCTGCCAACCCCATCAAACCCTCCCAGTCTCTCGCCTGGACACCCTCGCTCGTCGCCTCGACTTCAAACAACACGAAGCTGGTGCATTCATCCTCAAA
It encodes:
- the LOC117933470 gene encoding homeobox-leucine zipper protein ANTHOCYANINLESS 2-like, which codes for MEDQHERVPVDGRVLVEEKVPVEQLVPVKRVPVEERFHFEERVPMEERVPVEGRIPVEENFDPSVMGRINEDGYESMSGSGNLDGGLEDEQETLVLERPAKKLKYHRHTQEQINELETCFKEWPHPDEKQRLDLSRKLNLEPRQVKFWFQNRRTQMKNQLERHENVMLRQENDKLRVENVAIKDAVRNPICNHCGGVAMFGNITIEENQLRVENAQLRDELSRICGLAEKFLGRPVTPLASPIALPRPSSNLELEVAGNGFGGLSSGGTPLPMGPLTRPGMMGVEKPFNSSVFVELAVTAMDELLRLAQADSPIWMTSLDGGKETLNPVEYMRTFSPCIGLKPSGFVTEASRETGIVMINSLALVETLMDGSRWAQMFPCVIAKASTTDVLSSGIGRTRHGALQLMHAEFQVLSPLVPVRQVKFLRFCKQHGEGLWAVVDVSIDTALDGASINSFVNCRRLPSGCVVQDLSNGYTRVTWIEHSEYDESAVHYLYRSLLSSGLGFGAPRWLATLQRQCESIAVLLSSTIPCEDHPVLTQAGRRSLLQLTNRMRDNFCAGVCASTVRMWNKLHVASLGEDVKVMTRKSMNVPGEPPGVILSAATSVWMPIMHQQLFSFLRDERQRSKWDILSNGGPMQEMIHIPKGQTSSNCVSLLRPNARNQNDNTMLILQETWADASGSLIVYAPLDVASMRVVMTGGDSSFVALLPSGFAIVPDGSSGYGDDWSGKLARGSSNKGSGSLLTVAFQILVNSLPMAKLNVESVETVNSLLSCTINKIKSAVSSA